Proteins from one Dama dama isolate Ldn47 chromosome 12, ASM3311817v1, whole genome shotgun sequence genomic window:
- the LOC133066856 gene encoding olfactory receptor 4F3/4F16/4F29-like — protein MSFLINILTDKSIHGMNHSMVSEFVFLGLTNSWEIQLLLFMFSSVFYMASMLGNSLIVLTVMMNPHLHSPMYFLLANLSITDLGVSSVISPKMIYDIFRKRKVISFGGCIAQIFFIHIIGGVEMVLLIAMAFDRYVAICKPLHYFTIMSRKVCLLLLVTAWIIGFIHSVVQLGFVVKLPICGPNIIDSFYCDFPRFIKLACTDTFRLESMVTANSGFISLGSFFILIVSYIFILITVRKHSSGSSSKALSTLSTHVMVVILFFGPCIFVYIWPHSTSHLDKFLVVFDAVLTPFLNSVIYTLRNKEMKVAMKKVCSQFIIYRRIS, from the exons ATGAG tttcctcatcaacATTCTAACTGATAAATCCATTCATGGGATGAATCACTCCATGGTGTCAGAGTTTGTGTTCCTGGGACTCACCAATTCCTGGGAGATTCAACTTCTCCTCTTCATGTTCTCTTCTGTCTTTTACATGGCCAGCATGCTAGGGAACTCCCTCATTGTTCTCACTGTGATGATGAACCCTCACTTACACTCCCCCATGTACTTTCTGTTGGCCAACCTCTCCATCACTGACCTGGGAGTTTCTTCTGTAATTTCTCCCAAGATGATTTACGACATTTTTAGAAAACGTAAAGTCATCTCCTTTGGAGGCTGCATTGCTCAAATCTTCTTCATCCATATCATTGGTGGTGTGGAGATGGTGCTTCTTATAGCCATGGCCTTTGACAGATATGTTGCCATATGTAAGCCTCTCCACTATTTCACTATTATGAGCAGAAAAGTGTGTCTTCTGCTTCTTGTCACTGCATGGATAATTGGCTTTATTCACTCTGTGGTTCAACTGGGTTTTGTTGTAAAATTGCCAATCTGTGGCCCTAATATAATAGATAGCTTTTACTGTGACTTTCCTCGGTTCATCAAACTTGCCTGCACAGACACCttcaggctagagtccatggtcACAGCCAACAGTGGATTTATATCCCTAGGATCATTCTTCATATTGATTGTCTCCTACATTTTTATCCTCATCACTGTTCGGAAACATTCTTCAGGTAGCTCATCTAAGGCCCTCTCCACTTTGTCAACTCATGTTATGGtggtgattttgttttttggcccTTGCATCTTTGTTTACATCTGGCCTCACTCCACATCACACCTAGATAAATTCCTTGTTGTTTTTGATGCAGTTCTCACCCCTTTTTTAAATTCAGTCATCTATACATTGaggaacaaagaaatgaaagtggCAATGAAGAAAGTATGCAGTCAATTTATTATTTACAGAAGGATTTCTTAA